The region ATCTTTCCATTAAGGTCAAAATGCTTTTTCTTCAGCACCTGTATAACCTGAGCGACCCGGAACTGGAGGATCAGGTCAACGACCGCTTGAGTTTTCAAAAATTTGCAGGGATCAACTACACTACCACGGTGCCAGATTTCACGACCATATGGCGGTTCAAAGAAGCCTTGGTACGGGAAGGCTTGATGGATGGGTTGTTTGCTTTGATCTTGGCCAGTCTTGAATCAAAAGGTTTGTTGCTGAAAAAAGGAACGAGTGTAGATGCCACCATCCTTCAGTCCACCACCAAGCCGTTGAGCAAGGAGCGGCGGGAAGAACTGGAAAAACACCCGAGTGCGCAAATAGATACCGATGCCCAATCCACGGCAAAGCGGGGGAAGAAATATTTTGGTTATAAAGGTCATATTGGAACCGATGTGGGCAGTGAGCTGATAAGGAAAAGGACATTCACTTCGGCACGTCCTCATGATTCCCAGCTAAAAGATGAACTCCTTAGCGGCGATGAGCAGATGATTTTTGGCGATAGCGCCTATGGCACTATTGCCGACAAGCGAAAGGCCAGGAAAGAGGGTGTTTATTACGGGATGCTGGACAAAGGGACACGAAAGCGGAAACTCTCCGCGACGCAAAAGAAAAACAACAAGAAGAAATCAAAGATAAGATGCAAGGTTGAACACCCTTTCGCCTATTTGAAGGAAAAGTTGAACTACAAAAGAACGGTTGCTAAAACAATGGCAAGGAACGAATTAAGGTTTGACTTCAACTGCATCCTGTACAATATTTTTCGGGCCAGTTATCTGCTCTCGAAAGCCTAAAACGTGGGAACGTGCGCAGTGTTGGAAC is a window of Salegentibacter salegens DNA encoding:
- a CDS encoding IS5 family transposase produces the protein MSQLSFSDIELGRSRKPSRVSSKLNKINNLVEWDKVFNLVQAVDNTNKVIGGAPHRDLSIKVKMLFLQHLYNLSDPELEDQVNDRLSFQKFAGINYTTTVPDFTTIWRFKEALVREGLMDGLFALILASLESKGLLLKKGTSVDATILQSTTKPLSKERREELEKHPSAQIDTDAQSTAKRGKKYFGYKGHIGTDVGSELIRKRTFTSARPHDSQLKDELLSGDEQMIFGDSAYGTIADKRKARKEGVYYGMLDKGTRKRKLSATQKKNNKKKSKIRCKVEHPFAYLKEKLNYKRTVAKTMARNELRFDFNCILYNIFRASYLLSKA